The following are encoded in a window of Flavobacteriales bacterium genomic DNA:
- a CDS encoding T9SS type A sorting domain-containing protein, which translates to MIRNPNSLPVVAALTALLAGPMVQSQSPVDIGLYQREGHLEVTVRPQTSFDGIFSAVVFTIRWDASANASLGTPMQEGAVASYLPIARSGAVRQSSGNNYQVFAGFGLTPMSSLDAAWAAGQEYTIARIPVAGTADFELMNDDWTREAKNNGDFYLSLGGVDRTGIIYKGLASMDEGSVSIQPNPNNGQFTFSFTNSSAVNTTVEVHNPMGQVIFTDAVLSLEGTYRRDMDIRSMASGVYFLKIKRGDVTSVHKIVRQ; encoded by the coding sequence ATGATCCGGAATCCCAACTCCCTCCCCGTCGTAGCCGCGTTGACAGCCCTCCTGGCCGGACCCATGGTCCAGTCCCAGAGTCCGGTGGACATCGGCCTCTATCAGCGTGAAGGTCACTTGGAAGTGACCGTCCGTCCCCAGACCTCCTTCGATGGCATTTTCTCCGCCGTGGTGTTCACCATCCGGTGGGATGCTTCAGCCAACGCCAGCTTGGGCACCCCCATGCAGGAAGGGGCTGTGGCCAGCTACCTGCCCATTGCGCGTTCCGGCGCGGTGCGGCAGTCAAGTGGCAACAATTACCAGGTGTTCGCCGGCTTCGGTCTGACACCCATGTCCAGTTTGGATGCCGCTTGGGCGGCCGGCCAGGAGTACACCATCGCCCGCATCCCAGTGGCGGGTACCGCCGATTTCGAGCTGATGAACGACGACTGGACCCGGGAGGCCAAGAACAATGGTGATTTCTACCTCTCCCTGGGTGGCGTCGATCGTACGGGAATCATCTATAAGGGCCTCGCCTCCATGGACGAGGGTAGCGTATCGATCCAGCCCAACCCCAACAACGGCCAGTTCACCTTCAGCTTCACCAATTCATCCGCGGTGAACACCACCGTGGAGGTGCACAACCCCATGGGCCAGGTGATCTTCACCGATGCGGTACTCTCCCTCGAAGGCACTTACCGCCGCGACATGGACATCCGCTCCATGGCCAGCGGTGTGTACTTCCTGAAGATCAAGCGTGGCGATGTGACCTCCGTGCACAAGATCGTGCG